From the genome of Candidatus Methylomirabilota bacterium:
CCGCGATCCTGTGGGGCGACGCGGGGAAGGCGCCGGAGGCCGCCGAGATCATGAAGATCACCGCCAGAGACCTGCTGCGCCTGGGGGTCATCGACGCGGTGGTGCCGGAGGCGCCGGGGGGCGCCCACCGCGACTGGGAGATCACGGCGGCAAACTTGAAGGCCGCGCTGGCCGAGCACCTCGGAGCGCTGCGCGCCAAGAGCCCGGACAGCCTGGTCCGGGAGCGCTACGAGAAGTTCCGGCGCATCGGCGTCTTCGAAGAGGAATCGTTGCCGCGGTAGCCGCCCGGGGCCCGCT
Proteins encoded in this window:
- a CDS encoding acetyl-CoA carboxylase carboxyl transferase subunit alpha, coding for AILWGDAGKAPEAAEIMKITARDLLRLGVIDAVVPEAPGGAHRDWEITAANLKAALAEHLGALRAKSPDSLVRERYEKFRRIGVFEEESLPR